The following are from one region of the Rosistilla carotiformis genome:
- a CDS encoding DUF1553 domain-containing protein, with amino-acid sequence MKYVPSRLMFGFSKLVLLSATSVVTAPAPAVDFDLDIKPLLSDRCYVCHGPDAAQRSTDLRLDTREGLFASIDGVFAEQTITPGDPAASELFGRITSDDEDLVMPPPDSNLNLTAEEVALIRTWIQQGAPWKGHWSFEPIQSPTIPPPLADQTAAVESPIDRFIDRRLEAEGLQRTAAASPQRLIRRLFYDLTGLPPTAAQLEHWLNRWGASEQEQADAYERLVDHLLASPDLGERLATEWLDAARYSDTYGYQVDRDRRVWPWRNWVLDAINQNMPYDQFLTEQIAADLLPDASDDQILATTFNRLHPQKVEGGSVPEEFRIEYVADRTQTFSTAVLGLTMECARCHDHKYDPLSQRNYYELSAFFDNIDEAGLYSFFTPSVPTPTLSLFSDAQKQQIESLRKEIAELESETAELSKTQEPQFRKWIGTQSPTDIPGQIKHLDFEKKEADESVPGVVGNAVKLTGDDEVKLDVGNFRRFQPFSFSLWMNSPKAFERAVVFHRSRAWTDAASRGYELLILDGRLQFSLIHFWPGNAISVQTLEPIAIDKWQAVSITYDGSSRADGIQIFIDGKPMATSVVRDQLTRQITGGGNDNVIIGARFRDRGFKQGLVDEFRVFDRELSHAEALQLATVDAGEKTLEVDDSQLRSRYLLSVDPAMAEHRRRLMQAREKLAAIQDAAEEIMVMRELPQQRPTHLLSRGLYDAPAELVSAATPEALSDFDPQWPRNRLGLAQWVTDPSNPLTARVAVNRHWQMLFGEGLVRTPEDFGTQGARPTHPELLDWLASDFIANGWDVKRLLKQIVMSATYRQSSECSEQTRRIDPENKLLARAPRFRLSAEMLRDGFLQASGLLDQTLGGPSVNPYEVSESFKPKPIDAGSGLYRRSVYTYWKRTGPPPAMMTFDASKRDVCQLRRERTSSPLQSFVLMNGPQFVEAARFLAMNVALQESDDAARIDAVFQRLTQRKPTPREAELVLSLLQQQTDKFEQDAAATEALLNVGSSREVADLSRPRWAALTVVVSTLMNFDPAVMRR; translated from the coding sequence ATGAAATACGTCCCCTCAAGGCTCATGTTCGGCTTCTCTAAGCTGGTTCTGCTCTCCGCAACCAGTGTTGTCACGGCTCCCGCGCCGGCCGTTGATTTCGATTTGGATATCAAGCCGCTGCTGTCCGACCGATGTTATGTCTGCCATGGTCCCGATGCGGCGCAGCGGTCGACCGATCTGCGGCTCGATACCCGCGAAGGGCTCTTCGCATCGATCGATGGCGTGTTTGCAGAGCAGACGATCACGCCAGGCGATCCGGCGGCGAGCGAACTGTTCGGGCGGATCACTTCGGATGACGAAGACCTCGTCATGCCGCCGCCAGATTCCAACTTGAACCTGACCGCCGAAGAGGTCGCGCTGATCCGCACTTGGATCCAACAAGGCGCTCCTTGGAAAGGGCACTGGTCGTTCGAACCGATCCAATCTCCGACCATCCCGCCTCCGCTAGCCGACCAAACCGCTGCCGTCGAATCGCCGATCGACCGATTCATCGATCGGCGATTGGAAGCCGAAGGTCTTCAGCGGACCGCGGCTGCGTCGCCGCAACGCCTGATTCGGCGGCTGTTTTACGACCTGACCGGACTGCCACCGACCGCGGCGCAGCTGGAGCATTGGCTGAATCGCTGGGGCGCGAGCGAGCAAGAACAAGCCGACGCCTACGAACGACTTGTCGACCATCTGCTCGCCTCGCCAGATCTCGGCGAACGCTTGGCGACCGAATGGCTCGACGCCGCTCGTTACTCCGACACCTACGGATATCAAGTCGATCGCGATCGCCGCGTTTGGCCCTGGCGGAACTGGGTGTTGGATGCCATCAACCAAAACATGCCCTACGATCAATTCTTGACCGAACAGATCGCGGCTGATCTATTGCCCGACGCCAGCGACGATCAGATCCTAGCGACCACGTTTAACCGACTGCATCCTCAGAAAGTCGAAGGGGGAAGCGTTCCCGAAGAGTTCCGGATTGAATATGTAGCCGACCGGACGCAGACGTTTTCCACGGCGGTCCTTGGCTTGACGATGGAATGCGCTCGTTGCCACGACCACAAATATGATCCGCTGTCGCAGCGGAACTACTACGAACTGAGTGCGTTCTTCGACAACATCGACGAAGCGGGGCTCTATTCCTTTTTCACGCCTTCAGTTCCTACACCGACGCTGTCGTTGTTCAGCGACGCCCAGAAACAACAGATCGAATCGCTGCGCAAAGAGATCGCGGAACTGGAATCGGAAACCGCGGAGTTGTCCAAAACGCAGGAGCCACAGTTTCGGAAGTGGATCGGCACGCAATCGCCAACGGACATTCCCGGCCAGATCAAACACCTTGATTTCGAAAAGAAGGAGGCCGATGAAAGCGTGCCCGGCGTTGTTGGGAATGCGGTCAAATTGACGGGGGACGACGAAGTCAAGCTGGACGTCGGCAACTTCCGCCGCTTCCAACCCTTTTCGTTCTCCTTGTGGATGAACAGTCCTAAAGCCTTCGAGCGGGCGGTCGTCTTCCATCGCTCGCGTGCCTGGACCGATGCGGCGAGTCGCGGTTATGAACTGCTAATTCTCGATGGCCGATTGCAGTTCTCGTTGATCCATTTCTGGCCCGGAAATGCGATCAGCGTCCAGACTCTCGAACCGATCGCAATCGATAAATGGCAGGCAGTCAGCATCACGTACGACGGCTCGAGCCGCGCTGACGGGATTCAAATTTTCATCGACGGCAAACCGATGGCAACCTCCGTCGTTCGCGATCAATTGACGCGGCAGATCACCGGCGGCGGAAACGACAACGTGATCATCGGGGCTCGTTTCCGAGACCGCGGTTTTAAGCAAGGGCTTGTCGACGAGTTCCGCGTCTTCGACCGCGAACTCTCGCACGCCGAAGCACTCCAATTAGCGACGGTCGACGCCGGCGAAAAAACGCTCGAGGTCGACGATTCGCAACTTCGCAGCCGCTACCTTTTGAGCGTCGATCCGGCGATGGCGGAACATCGGCGACGATTGATGCAGGCGAGAGAGAAGCTGGCGGCGATCCAAGACGCTGCGGAAGAGATCATGGTGATGCGTGAACTGCCGCAGCAGCGGCCAACGCATCTCCTCTCCCGCGGTCTTTACGATGCCCCCGCCGAGCTCGTTTCGGCCGCAACGCCTGAAGCTTTGTCGGACTTCGATCCACAGTGGCCTCGCAATCGACTGGGGCTCGCTCAATGGGTGACCGATCCAAGCAATCCGCTGACCGCTCGCGTGGCTGTCAATCGTCATTGGCAGATGTTGTTTGGGGAAGGCCTTGTCCGCACTCCCGAAGATTTTGGAACGCAAGGGGCGCGTCCGACGCATCCGGAATTGCTCGACTGGCTGGCCAGCGACTTCATCGCAAACGGATGGGATGTGAAGCGGCTGTTAAAGCAGATCGTGATGTCGGCGACCTATCGGCAGTCGTCCGAGTGTAGCGAACAGACGCGGCGGATCGATCCAGAAAACAAGCTGCTGGCCCGGGCACCTCGTTTCCGGCTGTCAGCCGAAATGTTGCGCGATGGCTTCCTACAGGCAAGCGGTCTGCTGGACCAAACGCTTGGCGGTCCATCGGTTAATCCCTACGAGGTCTCCGAATCGTTTAAGCCGAAGCCGATTGATGCGGGATCGGGACTGTATCGACGCAGCGTGTACACCTACTGGAAGCGAACCGGCCCGCCGCCGGCGATGATGACCTTTGACGCCTCGAAACGCGACGTTTGCCAACTGCGACGCGAACGAACCAGTTCGCCGCTGCAGTCGTTTGTGCTGATGAATGGGCCTCAGTTTGTCGAAGCCGCGCGATTCCTCGCCATGAATGTGGCGTTGCAGGAGAGCGACGATGCCGCGCGGATCGACGCCGTTTTTCAGCGACTGACGCAGCGCAAGCCGACGCCGCGGGAAGCCGAACTGGTGCTGTCGCTACTGCAACAGCAGACCGACAAGTTCGAACAAGACGCCGCGGCAACCGAAGCACTTCTAAATGTTGGCAGCAGCCGCGAGGTGGCCGATCTGTCGCGTCCGCGATGGGCGGCGTTGACCGTTGTCGTATCGACACTGATGAATTTTGATCCCGCCGTGATGCGAAGGTAA
- the ylqF gene encoding ribosome biogenesis GTPase YlqF has product MPIQWFPGHMHQARLEMQAILPKVDLVIEVLDARIPYSSENPLLAELRGDKPCLKVLAKSDLADEAMTATWQTYFEQNMGVRAHPVTSDDVPSIRKLKQIATRMLPHRRGNKINAMIVGIPNVGKSTIINYLAGRKIAKTGNTPAVTKHQQRVTIGDGFALLDTPGMLWPNVHNENSGYRLALLGSVKETAMDYGEVGFFAAGFMRKQYPDRLAARYEMETIPETALEIIEAIGRKRGCLGKMNLVDLDRASRILVTELRSGGLGLLTLETPEMMEQEKAATEAAIVAKAEATKAKDALRKKRFRDKQRAQRKSREME; this is encoded by the coding sequence ATGCCGATTCAGTGGTTCCCAGGGCACATGCACCAAGCTCGGCTTGAGATGCAGGCGATCCTCCCAAAAGTCGATTTGGTGATCGAGGTGCTCGATGCGCGGATCCCTTATTCCAGCGAAAACCCGCTACTGGCGGAGTTGCGGGGGGACAAACCGTGCCTGAAAGTGTTGGCGAAAAGCGATCTCGCCGACGAAGCGATGACCGCGACTTGGCAGACCTATTTCGAGCAGAACATGGGAGTTCGCGCCCACCCGGTCACCAGTGACGATGTCCCTTCGATCCGTAAGTTGAAACAGATCGCAACCCGCATGTTGCCTCATCGCCGCGGCAACAAGATCAACGCGATGATCGTAGGCATTCCCAATGTGGGCAAATCGACAATCATCAACTATCTGGCGGGACGCAAGATTGCCAAAACAGGGAACACACCGGCGGTAACCAAACACCAACAACGGGTGACGATCGGCGATGGCTTTGCCTTGCTGGACACTCCCGGCATGCTGTGGCCGAATGTCCATAACGAGAACAGCGGCTATCGTTTGGCGCTGCTCGGATCGGTCAAAGAGACGGCGATGGATTATGGTGAAGTCGGCTTCTTCGCGGCTGGTTTCATGCGGAAACAGTATCCCGATCGCTTGGCGGCTCGTTACGAAATGGAAACGATACCGGAAACGGCGCTCGAGATCATCGAAGCGATCGGCCGCAAGCGAGGCTGTCTCGGAAAGATGAATCTTGTCGACTTGGACCGCGCGTCGCGCATCCTCGTGACGGAACTGCGTTCCGGCGGGCTGGGGTTACTGACGCTGGAAACCCCCGAGATGATGGAGCAGGAAAAGGCGGCGACGGAAGCGGCGATTGTCGCAAAAGCCGAAGCGACCAAGGCGAAGGATGCCTTACGGAAGAAGCGATTCCGCGACAAACAGCGTGCGCAACGCAAGTCGCGAGAAATGGAATAG
- a CDS encoding RNA 2'-phosphotransferase: MNRRQTKICKYLGFVLRHHPEAIGIQPEAYGWVEIDALVANANAAGKSITRELVLQVVELDERKAFVISDDGQRIRAVVGNAN, from the coding sequence ATGAATAGACGACAAACCAAAATCTGCAAATATCTGGGCTTCGTATTAAGACATCATCCCGAAGCGATTGGCATTCAACCGGAAGCGTATGGCTGGGTGGAAATCGACGCTTTGGTCGCCAACGCAAACGCGGCGGGAAAGTCGATTACGCGTGAACTGGTGCTTCAGGTGGTGGAATTGGATGAACGCAAGGCGTTCGTGATCAGCGACGATGGTCAGCGGATTCGCGCCGTTGTCGGGAATGCAAATTAG
- a CDS encoding SMP-30/gluconolactonase/LRE family protein produces MLQEHGAGEGPVWHPELGLLTSGEGNINRRDLAGNMSVYRKGAGTNGLLFDRQGGLVVCDNVRRQITRILPDGTAKVLTDSYEGKKYNQPNDLTIDSKNRIYFTDPQYGDRSGMEMRDSDGRAIEGVYRIDPDGNVARILTHEVDRPNGLIVTPDDEFLYVADNNNALGGARKLWRFELNGDGTPNLPSQTLLYDWKTTRGPDGMKLDQRGRLYVAAGLNQPHLPQETADPPTAGIYVFSTAGKLIDFVAIPRDETTNCAFGGDAGKTLFVTAGGSLWSIPTAVAGYQIR; encoded by the coding sequence TTGCTCCAGGAGCATGGCGCCGGAGAAGGGCCGGTCTGGCATCCTGAATTAGGGCTGCTGACCAGCGGTGAAGGGAACATCAACCGCCGAGATCTCGCGGGAAACATGTCGGTGTACCGAAAAGGTGCGGGGACCAATGGGTTATTGTTCGATCGCCAAGGAGGTTTGGTCGTCTGCGATAACGTCCGGCGACAGATCACACGGATCCTTCCCGATGGCACGGCCAAGGTGTTGACCGATTCCTATGAAGGAAAAAAGTACAACCAGCCGAATGACCTGACGATCGATTCGAAGAACCGAATCTACTTCACCGATCCTCAGTATGGCGATCGCAGCGGCATGGAGATGCGTGACTCCGACGGACGAGCAATTGAAGGCGTTTACCGGATCGATCCCGATGGAAACGTGGCCCGGATTCTCACCCACGAAGTCGATCGCCCCAACGGCTTGATCGTCACTCCCGACGACGAATTTTTGTACGTCGCCGACAACAACAATGCCCTCGGCGGGGCGCGGAAGCTGTGGCGATTTGAGCTGAATGGCGACGGAACTCCGAATCTCCCCAGCCAAACGCTACTGTACGACTGGAAAACCACCCGCGGTCCCGATGGGATGAAATTGGATCAGCGAGGACGGCTGTATGTTGCCGCTGGCTTGAACCAACCGCATCTACCCCAGGAGACCGCCGATCCTCCCACCGCCGGGATTTACGTCTTTTCCACGGCGGGGAAGCTTATCGACTTCGTGGCGATCCCTCGCGATGAAACCACGAACTGTGCCTTTGGCGGCGACGCGGGAAAGACGTTATTCGTAACCGCAGGGGGGAGCCTGTGGAGCATCCCGACCGCCGTCGCGGGATACCAAATCCGTTAG
- the pgi gene encoding glucose-6-phosphate isomerase: MTQTESSLTANSAWQTLQSHHAQISNVHMRELFSADPDRGQRLTAEALGIYLDYSKNRITDETVKLLVELAERSGLRSRIDAMFRGDKINATEERAVLHVALRAAKDQSIVVDGEDVVPEVHAVLDKMAAFCDRVRSGQWKGHTGKSIRTIVNIGIGGSDLGPVMAYEALRHYSQRDLQFRFVSNIDGTDLAEALQDLDPAETLFIVASKTFTTQETLTNAHSARRWCLDGLGDEAAIAKHFVAVSTNAEQVAAFGIDTANMFGFWDWVGGRYSFDSAIGLSLMLSIGPVQFREMLAGMHAMDTHFQTAPFDQNLPVLLALLGIWYNNFFDAQSVAILPYDHYLGKLTAYLQQLDMESNGKQVDLEGNAVDYQTGPIIWGAPGTNGQHAFYQLIHQGTKMIPCDFIGFCETLNPLGNHHDLLMANFFAQTEALAMGKTEAEVRADGVDEFQVPHRIFAGNHPTNTILMGRLTSESFGQLIAMYEHKVFVQGAIWNINSFDQWGVELGKVLAKKIVPELAPSGSEPLQHDSSTNALIERYRSGKKS; this comes from the coding sequence ATGACTCAAACTGAATCGTCATTGACCGCCAACTCGGCATGGCAAACGCTGCAATCGCATCATGCACAAATCAGCAATGTGCATATGAGGGAACTCTTCTCTGCGGATCCCGATCGCGGGCAACGTCTGACTGCTGAAGCGTTGGGGATTTATCTGGACTATTCGAAAAATCGAATCACCGACGAGACGGTAAAGCTGTTGGTGGAGCTCGCGGAACGGTCGGGATTGCGCTCGCGGATCGACGCGATGTTCCGTGGCGACAAGATCAACGCCACCGAAGAACGGGCGGTGCTGCATGTTGCGTTGCGGGCGGCTAAAGATCAATCGATTGTTGTCGATGGGGAGGATGTCGTCCCCGAAGTGCATGCGGTGCTCGACAAGATGGCGGCGTTTTGCGACCGCGTTCGTAGTGGTCAGTGGAAAGGCCATACCGGAAAGTCGATCCGCACGATCGTGAACATCGGGATCGGCGGTTCGGATCTCGGCCCCGTGATGGCTTATGAAGCGTTGCGGCACTACAGCCAGCGGGATCTGCAATTCCGTTTTGTCTCCAACATCGACGGCACGGACCTGGCCGAAGCACTCCAGGATCTCGACCCCGCCGAGACGCTGTTTATCGTCGCATCGAAGACCTTTACGACGCAGGAAACCTTAACGAATGCGCACTCAGCGCGTCGGTGGTGTTTGGATGGACTGGGGGATGAAGCGGCGATCGCCAAGCATTTTGTCGCCGTTTCCACCAATGCCGAACAAGTTGCCGCCTTTGGTATCGATACCGCCAACATGTTTGGTTTCTGGGATTGGGTCGGCGGACGTTACTCGTTCGATTCAGCGATTGGGCTGTCGTTGATGCTGTCGATTGGGCCAGTGCAATTCCGTGAGATGTTGGCCGGAATGCACGCCATGGATACCCACTTCCAGACCGCCCCGTTTGATCAGAACTTGCCTGTCCTGCTGGCTCTGCTGGGCATTTGGTACAACAACTTCTTCGATGCCCAATCGGTCGCGATCCTCCCCTACGATCACTACCTCGGAAAGCTGACCGCCTATTTGCAGCAGCTGGACATGGAGAGCAACGGCAAGCAGGTCGATCTGGAAGGCAACGCCGTCGATTACCAGACCGGTCCGATCATCTGGGGTGCTCCGGGGACCAACGGCCAGCACGCTTTCTACCAGTTGATCCATCAAGGGACCAAGATGATCCCATGCGACTTCATCGGGTTCTGCGAAACCTTGAACCCGTTGGGCAATCACCACGACCTTCTGATGGCGAACTTCTTCGCGCAGACGGAAGCGTTGGCGATGGGCAAAACCGAAGCCGAGGTCCGTGCCGATGGTGTCGACGAATTCCAAGTGCCGCACCGGATCTTCGCGGGCAACCATCCGACCAACACGATCCTGATGGGACGTTTGACTTCGGAGTCGTTTGGTCAATTGATCGCGATGTACGAACACAAGGTCTTTGTTCAAGGAGCGATTTGGAATATCAATTCGTTCGACCAGTGGGGCGTGGAATTGGGCAAAGTTTTGGCGAAGAAGATCGTTCCTGAATTGGCCCCCAGTGGGTCGGAACCGCTGCAGCATGACAGCTCCACCAACGCACTCATCGAACGTTACCGCAGCGGGAAGAAGAGTTAA
- a CDS encoding pirin family protein has translation MIKLRKSEERGHADFGRLNSYHTFSFASYHDQNHMGFRALRVMNEDRVAAGQGFGHHSHANMEIVSYVLDGTLELKDWMETGEVVQTGELQRISAGTGISHSEFNPSGHQSAHFYQFWLLPKHRDVRPSSERRRFADNELKNSLRLVASPDGRDGSMSIQQDAMLYLSKLDHGASLDFAIADSRYVWLQVLRGAVSLNAAQLEAGAGAAIEDESMLKINATSDAEIMLFDLA, from the coding sequence ATGATTAAACTTCGCAAATCCGAAGAACGCGGTCACGCCGACTTCGGCAGGCTGAATTCCTACCACACCTTTTCTTTTGCGTCGTACCATGATCAAAATCACATGGGATTTCGCGCGTTGCGTGTGATGAACGAAGATCGTGTCGCCGCCGGACAAGGCTTCGGACACCACAGCCATGCCAACATGGAAATCGTCTCCTACGTGCTCGACGGGACGCTGGAGTTGAAGGACTGGATGGAAACCGGCGAGGTCGTGCAAACGGGCGAACTGCAACGTATCAGCGCCGGGACCGGGATCTCTCACAGCGAGTTCAATCCTTCGGGTCATCAGTCGGCACACTTTTATCAATTCTGGTTGCTACCCAAGCATCGCGATGTTCGCCCCAGTAGCGAACGTCGCCGATTTGCCGACAACGAATTGAAGAATTCGCTGCGGTTGGTCGCCTCGCCGGACGGACGCGACGGGTCGATGTCGATTCAACAGGACGCGATGCTCTATCTTTCGAAGCTCGACCACGGCGCATCGCTCGACTTCGCCATCGCCGATAGCCGGTACGTCTGGCTGCAAGTTTTGCGGGGTGCGGTTTCGCTTAACGCCGCCCAGTTGGAAGCGGGCGCCGGGGCCGCGATTGAGGACGAATCGATGTTGAAAATCAATGCGACCAGCGACGCCGAGATCATGCTGTTTGACCTCGCCTAG